A genomic region of Haliotis asinina isolate JCU_RB_2024 chromosome 1, JCU_Hal_asi_v2, whole genome shotgun sequence contains the following coding sequences:
- the LOC137285038 gene encoding centrosomal protein of 112 kDa-like yields MAAGPAGRMNAKGLPGLEVLFREQTRLSKKLSAGELTAIRRYIEQRVAFENQSLLFKLRHLKSTQELSESEYQRSLTTLQRELEKEKWIAQEFQREFESLARVLQQRDERYRLKNDTLISDLKKARQTLSGMDDMKERMTKEMKQKNCVIEEQELKLNQLRDSNRKRYEIVEQKYFEERDKMKKEILKLKYMLDEKSKEITNLKIELYERKLVEKNVRFKDIYCEAGTCKARADLDQCRAQLVQKCTEITSLNFQIEQGKQKIREQAKLMDYLSPVLRQRDDARYNIGSSTRQKKLSAYSLPSERKSGSRI; encoded by the exons ATGGCTGCAGGCCCGGCAGGAAGGATGAACGCTAAAGGTCTGCCTGGATTAGAAG TGTTATTCCGGGAACAGACGCGACTGTCGAAAAAGCTGAGCGCTGGTGAGTTGACGGCTATCAGACGCTATATAGAACAGAGAGTGGCATTTGAGAACCAGAGTCTTCTGTTCAAGCTCCGCCACCTCAAGTCCACCCAGGAGCTCAGTGAGAGTGAGTATCAGCGATCCCTAACTACCCTGCAGCGAGAATTAGAAAAAGAAAAATGGATTGCTCAAGAGTTTCAACGAGAGTTTGAAAGTCTCGCGAGAGTTCTTCAACAACGTGATGAAAGATATCGCCTGAAGAATGACACTTTGATTTCTGATTTGAAAAAGGCGAGACAAACGTTGTCTGGCATGGATGACATGAAAGAAAGGATGACtaaagaaatgaaacaaaaaaactgTGTTATCGAAGAACAAGAACTGAAACTGAATCAGCTGAGGGACAGTAACCGGAAACGCTATGAGATAGTGGAACAGAAGTATTTTGAAGAGAGggataaaatgaagaaagaaatattgaaattgaAATATATGTTGGATGAGAAGAGCAAAGAAATAACAAATCTGAAAATAGAATTGTATGAACGGAAGTTAGTGGAGAAAAACGTGAGGTTCAAGGACATTTATTGCGAAGCTGGCACATGTAAAGCACGGGCTGACCTTGACCAGTGCCGGGCTCAACTCGTCCAGAAATGTACAGAAATAACGTCCTTGAACTTCCAGATCGAACAAGGCAAGCAGAAGATTCGCGAGCAAGCCAAGCTGATGGACTATCTGTCGCCGGTGTTGAGGCAGCGAGACGACGCCAGGTACAACATCGGCTCCAGCACACGGCAAAAGAAGCTGTCTGCTTATTCTTTGCCCAGTGAAAGGAAATCAGGCTCTAGGATTTGA
- the LOC137285045 gene encoding TWiK family of potassium channels protein 9-like, producing the protein MKAAPVSRAKQIRHVIVTGIKRFIMFLFSQVGLTSAVVAYSMFGGVIFKGLEAPSEMIQREQVERARLTYTKKLVELSRSLENTTMSYEIWKQNATRLVEEFQMEVHKITVTKGWDGQDPDDELQWSFAGAMLYAVTVITTIGYGHITPKTSWGRVITIVYAIVGIPLTFLCLRNIGSLLSSCVKLVYKHACLGLMSRWLLLKRRMRKSRRLSKIREAAERARKWSRQMNGVTAEAFGENLKTEHNLQLLEDENKQTGETESREITSYEAGGALSPLDEEPVHTKLSEARVPISITLCIMTGYIIGGAIMFALWEKDWDFLIASYFCFITLSTIGFGDYVPGSSIDSWGSQEKLVMCCMYLLFGMAMQAMCFHLIQEEVKYKFRKLARRVGLLEKEEEKKTEGELGSE; encoded by the exons ATGAAAGCGGCTCCCGTGTCACGTGCTAAACAAATACGTCATGTCATCGTCACGGGAATTAAAAGATTCATCATGTTCCTTTTTTCACAAGTTGGACTCACGTCGGCTGTGGTCGCCTACAGCATGTTTGGAGGTGTCATCTTCAAGGGTCTCGAGGCTCCAAGTGAAATGATCCAGAGGGAACAAGTTGAACGAGCTCGACTCACGTACACCAAGAAACTGGTAGAACTGTCACGTTCTTTGGAAAACACCACGATGAGTTACGAAATCTGGAAGCAGAACGCAACCAGGTTAGTGGAGGAGTTTCAGATGGAGGTCCACAAGATAACAGTCACCAAGGGTTGGGATGGTCAGGACCCCGACGATGAGTTGCAGTGGTCGTTTGCGGGGGCGATGTTGTACGCCGTCACTGTCATCACAACTATCG GTTATGGACATATAACACCTAAAACCAGCTGGGGTCGCGTCATCACTATCGTCTACGCCATCGTCGGCATTCCCCTCACCTTTCTGTGTCTCCGGAACATTGGCTCCTTGCTCAGCTCCTGCGTCAAGCTGGTCTATAAACATGCCTGTTTAGGTCTCATGAGCAGATGGCTACTCCTAAAACGGAGAATGAGGAAGTCTCGCAGATTATCGAAGATACGAGAAGCGGCCGAGAGAGCCAGGAAATGGAGTCGTCAGATGAACGGAGTAACTGCTGAAGCGTTTGGTGAGAATCTCAAGACCGAACATAACTTACAGCTCCTTGAAGATGAAAACAAGCAGACAGGTGAAACGGAATCGCGAGAAATAACGAGTTATGAAGCTGGAGGAGCGTTATCTCCCTTAGATGAAGAGCCAGTTCACACCAAACTCTCGGAAGCTCGTGTCCCAATATCGATAACTCTCTGTATAATGACCGGATACATCATAGGTGGCGCTATAATGTTTGCACTGTGGGAGAAGGACTGGGACTTCCTCATCGCCTCCTATTTCTGCTTTATCACTCTCAGCACCATCGGCTTCGGCGACTACGTCCCTGGGAGCAGCATCGACTCGTGGGGAAGTCAAGAGAAGTTGGTGATGTGTTGCATGTACCTTCTGTTCGGGATGGCCATGCAGGCAATGTGTTTCCATCTGATACAGGAGGAGGTGAAATACAAGTTCCGGAAGCTGGCCAGGAGGGTGGGCCTACTGGAGAAAGAGGAAGAGAAGAAGACGGAGGGAGAGCtaggcagtgagtga
- the LOC137285055 gene encoding uncharacterized protein yields the protein MYCSLPLMFPGIAVVLLTEIQWTLARHPVSTESVEHVLDHINKQPFSATMCAAILKFDCSQHNATKDETVCGTDLVTYSDSCVFAKARCQPSSYINLRHKGPCVKPSPASHMTTTPPITVTWGHDPAYDLIKDVFCININIIRCGINVDADICGSDGKVYTNQCLFAKVKCFKPDLEPSNPSKCHENSLPVKSTPDPFLVG from the exons ATGTATTGCTCCTTGCCTCTGATGTTTCCTGGAATAGCTGTTG TTCTTCTGACCGAGATTCAGTGGACACTAGCTCGTCATCCTGTGTCGACTGAGTCAGTAGAGCATGTCCTTGACCACATCAACAAACAGCCTTTCTCCGCCACAATGTGTGCCGCCATCTTGAAGTTTGACTGCAGTCAACACAATGCCACGAAAGACGAGACAGTGTGTGGTACCGACCTAGTCACCTACTCTGACAG CTGCGTGTTTGCCAAAGCAAGATGTCAGCCATCTTCCTACATTAATTTGAGGCACAAAGGACCGTGTGTCAAGCCATCTCCAGCCAGTCACATGACCACCACTCCGCCAATCACCGTTACCTGGGGTCATGACCCGGCGTATGACCTGATCAAGGACGTCTTctgcatcaacatcaacatcatcagatGTGGGATAAACGTTGACGCCGACATTTGCGGTTCTGACGGGAAGGTGTACACGAATCA GTGCCTGTTTGCTAAAGTGAAGTGTTTCAAGCCGGACCTGGAGCCAAGCAACCCCTCCAAGTGTCATGAAAACAGCCTCCCCGTGAAGTCAACACCGGACCCATTTCTTGTTGGATAA
- the LOC137277511 gene encoding tomoregulin-2-like, translating to MQVLVPEIQWTLASHPLSTKSVEEILDHIHHRPFRAPICAAILKFDCSQHKVTRDETVCGTDQVTYHNYCVFAKASCQVSSTIELDHKGQCVVTSSSASHSTIPSSVSHMTTSTPSSVTWGHDPGYDLIKDVFCTNINAIICGNNVDADLCATDGKVYTNQCLFAKVKCFKPDLETASPSTCHENGLPLKSTPSPIVG from the exons ATGCAAG TTCTCGTGCCCGAGATTCAGTGGACTCTAGCTAGTCATCCGCTGTCGACGAAGTCAGTGGAGGAAATCCTTGACCACATCCACCATCGGCCTTTCCGTGCCCCGATATGTGCCGCCATCTTAAAGTTTGACTGCAGTCAGCACAAAGTCACCAGGGACGAAACAGTATGTGGTACCGACCAAGTCACTTACCACAACTA CTGTGTGTTTGCCAAAGCAAGCTGCCAGGTTTCATCCACCATAGAACTGGATCACAAAGGGCAGTGTGTGGTCACGTCGTCTTCAGCAAGTCACAGCACCATTCCTAGCTCCGTCAGTCACATGACCACCTCTACTCCCAGCTCTGTCACATGGGGTCATGACCCAGGGTATGACCTGATTAAAGACGTCTTCTGTACCAACATCAACGCCATCATCTGTGGGAACAATGTGGACGCCGATCTTTGCGCCACGGACGGGAAGGTCTACACGAACCA GTGCCTGTTTgccaaagtgaaatgtttcaagCCGGACCTTGAGACGGCCAGCCCCTCTACGTGTCATGAGAACGGCCTGCCCTTGAAGTCGACGCCGAGCCCGATTGTAGGAtga